A section of the Metabacillus endolithicus genome encodes:
- a CDS encoding DNA-dependent RNA polymerase subunit epsilon: MIFKVYFQDKITEVPVRERTNTLYIEATTEANVRFKLKERGYNIEFVTAVDGAYLEYEKQSENYKVLEI, translated from the coding sequence ATGATTTTTAAAGTTTATTTTCAAGATAAAATTACAGAGGTTCCTGTTCGCGAACGAACAAACACTCTTTATATTGAAGCAACAACTGAAGCAAATGTGAGATTTAAACTTAAAGAACGCGGCTATAATATTGAATTTGTCACTGCAGTTGATGGGGCATATTTAGAATATGAAAAGCAAAGCGAAAATTATAAAGTATTGGAGATCTGA
- a CDS encoding DMT family transporter — protein sequence MKKLYSSLFILSMIWGMSFLFIKVLVEDLGPWGVVFWRCLFGTITLFIILFVFKKQELRRVRFKSLPWLKLFLVALFNNALPFAFIAMSEMKISSSLASVINATTPLWTIVIGALFFFIPVKGRQWVGVSIGFFGILILLNLDFKSLINENFIGAGTMLFATFCYGLGAQMAKRYLQELSIIIVSIVTLFFSTMISLVFILLLNESVHPPSVFSAHTFISLIGLGVFGSGFAYLFYYYMVKEGSAEFASLVTYIVPITAMLWGYLLLGEGISPHMILGLLFVFAGVYLSSAKLAKKSSINTSIESKH from the coding sequence ATGAAAAAATTATATAGTTCATTATTTATTTTAAGTATGATTTGGGGGATGTCATTTCTATTTATAAAGGTCCTTGTAGAAGATTTAGGGCCATGGGGTGTTGTGTTTTGGCGGTGTTTATTTGGCACAATCACACTATTCATTATTCTTTTTGTTTTTAAAAAACAAGAGTTGAGAAGAGTAAGGTTTAAAAGTCTACCGTGGCTGAAGCTTTTTCTTGTAGCACTTTTTAATAATGCACTTCCTTTTGCATTCATAGCTATGAGTGAAATGAAGATTTCCAGTAGTCTTGCCTCTGTTATAAATGCAACTACTCCATTATGGACAATTGTCATTGGGGCACTCTTTTTCTTTATTCCTGTTAAGGGGAGACAATGGGTTGGAGTTTCAATTGGGTTTTTTGGTATTTTAATTTTGTTGAATCTTGATTTTAAAAGCTTAATAAATGAAAACTTTATTGGGGCAGGAACGATGCTTTTTGCTACATTTTGTTATGGGTTAGGCGCTCAAATGGCAAAAAGATATTTACAGGAATTATCTATTATAATTGTATCAATTGTTACTTTGTTTTTTTCAACAATGATCAGCTTAGTATTTATTTTATTATTAAATGAATCTGTTCATCCACCATCAGTTTTTTCGGCTCATACTTTTATATCGTTAATTGGATTAGGTGTGTTTGGTTCTGGATTTGCTTATCTTTTTTACTATTATATGGTTAAAGAAGGTAGTGCAGAATTTGCTTCGCTGGTAACTTATATCGTTCCAATTACGGCAATGTTATGGGGGTATTTATTACTTGGGGAAGGTATTTCTCCACATATGATTTTAGGTTTATTGTTTGTTTTTGCTGGAGTTTATTTAAGCTCAGCTAAATTGGCGAAAAAAAGCAGTATTAATACTTCAATAGAGAGTAAACATTAA
- the def gene encoding peptide deformylase, translating into MITMEDIIREGHPTLREVAKEVTLPPSDEDKETLSQMIQYVKNSQDPEISEKYGLRPGIGLAAPQINVSKRMIAIHVVDEKGNQHSYALFNPKIVSHSIEKSYLTSGEGCLSVDRAIPGFVPRYARIRVKATSLEGKIIDIRLRGLLSIVFQHEIDHLNGVMFYDHINEDHPFQEPENAVPVER; encoded by the coding sequence ATGATAACAATGGAAGATATTATAAGAGAAGGTCATCCAACTTTAAGAGAAGTGGCGAAGGAAGTTACATTACCTCCTTCAGATGAGGATAAAGAAACTTTATCTCAAATGATCCAATACGTAAAAAATAGTCAAGATCCGGAAATTTCTGAGAAGTACGGATTACGCCCAGGTATAGGACTTGCAGCTCCTCAAATTAATGTATCAAAAAGAATGATTGCTATTCATGTTGTTGATGAAAAAGGAAACCAGCACAGTTATGCTCTGTTTAATCCAAAGATTGTTAGCCATTCTATCGAGAAAAGCTATTTAACTAGCGGCGAAGGCTGCCTTTCGGTTGATCGAGCAATTCCAGGCTTTGTTCCTCGTTATGCCCGAATTCGCGTTAAAGCTACAAGCCTTGAAGGAAAGATTATTGATATTAGACTAAGGGGTCTATTGTCCATTGTTTTCCAGCATGAGATTGATCATTTAAATGGTGTTATGTTTTATGATCATATTAATGAGGATCACCCGTTTCAAGAACCTGAAAATGCAGTTCCAGTTGAACGTTAA
- a CDS encoding YkyA family protein — protein sequence MLKKMNYVLFIILLCLLSGCFGPAPEEKIYTILEEAVTLEDSFKEQQQPLLELEKKEADLYNKIMDLGMKEFEQVVSLSKQALTSVEERESKIQMEYDSIMSSKDKFNEINEEIEKIKDETLLQSAQELKSTMEGRYKSYEKLYENYKKSISLDKELYSMLQKEDLEMEQLETQIDKINKSYQSVMEQNNEFNKLTEQYNDLKIKFYEEANLNVEKSE from the coding sequence ATGCTGAAAAAAATGAATTACGTTTTATTTATAATATTATTATGTTTACTTTCTGGCTGCTTCGGTCCTGCACCAGAAGAAAAGATTTATACGATTTTGGAGGAAGCTGTTACATTAGAAGATTCATTTAAAGAACAACAACAGCCATTACTCGAACTCGAAAAGAAGGAAGCGGACCTCTATAATAAGATTATGGATTTGGGAATGAAAGAATTTGAACAAGTTGTTTCCTTATCTAAACAAGCTTTAACTTCAGTAGAGGAACGAGAATCTAAAATACAAATGGAATATGACAGTATTATGTCTTCGAAAGATAAATTCAATGAAATTAATGAAGAAATCGAAAAAATTAAGGATGAAACACTTTTGCAATCTGCACAAGAGCTTAAGTCTACAATGGAAGGTCGATATAAATCATACGAAAAACTTTATGAAAACTATAAAAAATCAATTTCTTTAGACAAAGAACTGTATTCAATGCTTCAAAAGGAAGATTTGGAGATGGAGCAGTTGGAAACACAAATAGATAAAATTAATAAGTCATATCAATCTGTTATGGAACAAAATAATGAATTTAACAAACTAACTGAACAATATAATGATTTAAAAATAAAGTTCTATGAAGAAGCCAATTTAAATGTTGAAAAAAGTGAATAA
- the pdhA gene encoding pyruvate dehydrogenase (acetyl-transferring) E1 component subunit alpha, whose amino-acid sequence MAAKTKGAVVDSKKQFEAISKVFETFQILNEEGKVVNEAAMPELSDDQLKELMRRMVYTRILDQRSISLNRQGRLGFYAPTAGQEASQIASQYALEKEDWILPGYRDVPQIIWHGLPLYQAFLFSRGHFHGNQMPEGVNCLSPQIIIGAQYIQTAGVALGLKKKGKQAVAITYTGDGGASQGDFYEGINFAGAYKAPAIFVVQNNRYAISTPVEKQSAAQTIAQKAVAAGIVGVQVDGMDPLAVYAAVRDARERAVNGEGPTLIETLTFRYGPHTMAGDDPTRYRTKETENEWEAKDPLVRFRKFLEDKGIWNEEEENKVIEQAKEDIKDAIQKADKYPKQKVTDLMEIMYEEMPYNLKEQYEIYKAKESK is encoded by the coding sequence ATGGCTGCAAAAACAAAAGGCGCTGTTGTAGACAGTAAGAAACAGTTTGAAGCTATTTCTAAGGTTTTTGAAACATTCCAGATTTTAAATGAAGAAGGTAAAGTCGTAAATGAAGCGGCAATGCCAGAATTAAGTGATGATCAATTAAAAGAATTAATGCGTCGTATGGTTTATACACGTATTTTAGATCAACGTTCTATTTCATTAAACCGTCAAGGGCGTTTAGGTTTCTATGCTCCAACTGCAGGACAAGAAGCTTCTCAGATTGCATCTCAATATGCTTTAGAAAAAGAAGATTGGATTTTACCTGGATACCGTGATGTTCCACAAATCATTTGGCATGGTCTTCCGTTATATCAAGCATTCTTGTTTTCTCGTGGACATTTCCATGGTAACCAAATGCCTGAAGGAGTTAACTGCTTATCTCCACAAATTATCATCGGTGCACAATACATTCAAACAGCTGGTGTTGCATTAGGTCTTAAGAAGAAAGGCAAACAAGCTGTTGCGATCACTTATACAGGTGATGGTGGTGCATCACAAGGTGATTTCTATGAGGGTATTAACTTTGCTGGTGCATATAAAGCTCCTGCAATCTTCGTTGTACAAAATAACCGCTATGCGATCTCAACTCCAGTTGAAAAACAATCTGCAGCACAAACTATTGCACAAAAAGCAGTTGCAGCAGGTATCGTAGGTGTTCAAGTTGATGGTATGGATCCATTAGCAGTCTATGCTGCAGTTCGTGATGCTCGTGAGCGTGCAGTTAACGGAGAAGGTCCTACATTAATTGAAACATTAACATTCCGTTATGGACCACACACTATGGCTGGTGATGATCCTACACGTTACCGTACAAAAGAAACAGAAAATGAGTGGGAAGCTAAAGATCCATTAGTTCGTTTCCGTAAGTTCTTAGAGGACAAAGGAATCTGGAACGAAGAAGAAGAAAATAAAGTAATTGAACAAGCAAAAGAAGATATTAAAGATGCTATTCAAAAAGCTGATAAATATCCAAAACAAAAGGTAACGGACTTGATGGAAATCATGTACGAAGAAATGCCTTATAACCTAAAAGAGCAATATGAAATTTACAAAGCAAAGGAGTCGAAATAA
- a CDS encoding alpha-ketoacid dehydrogenase subunit beta, translating to MAQMTMIQAITDALRTELKNDENVLVYGEDVGVNGGVFRATEGLQKEFGEDRVFDTPLAESGIGGLTVGFGLTGFRPVMEIQFFGFVYEVMDSLNGQLARMRYRSGGHWTAPVTIRSPFGGFVHTPELHADSLEGLVAQQPGLKVVIPSTPYDAKGLLISAIRDNDPVVFLEHMKLYRSFRQEVPEEEYTIEIGKADVKREGTDLSIITYGAMVHESLKAADELEKEGISVEVVDLRTISPLDIETIIASVEKTGRVIVVQEAQKQAGIAANVVAEITERAILSLEAPVLRVAAPDTVYAFTEAENIWLPIYKDILETARKVLEF from the coding sequence ATGGCACAAATGACAATGATTCAAGCCATCACTGATGCATTACGCACCGAATTAAAAAATGATGAAAACGTCCTTGTATATGGTGAAGACGTTGGTGTGAACGGTGGGGTATTCCGTGCGACGGAAGGACTTCAAAAAGAGTTTGGAGAAGACCGTGTATTCGATACACCACTTGCTGAGTCTGGTATTGGTGGACTAACAGTTGGTTTCGGTTTAACTGGATTCCGTCCAGTTATGGAAATTCAATTCTTTGGTTTCGTTTATGAAGTAATGGATTCATTAAATGGTCAATTAGCTCGTATGCGTTATCGTTCAGGTGGACATTGGACTGCTCCAGTAACAATTCGTTCCCCATTTGGTGGATTCGTACATACACCAGAGCTTCACGCTGATAGCTTGGAAGGTCTGGTTGCACAACAGCCTGGACTTAAAGTTGTTATTCCTTCAACACCTTATGATGCAAAAGGACTTTTAATCTCTGCTATTCGTGATAATGACCCAGTTGTATTCTTGGAGCACATGAAATTATATCGCTCATTCCGTCAGGAAGTTCCTGAAGAAGAATATACTATCGAAATTGGTAAAGCTGATGTAAAACGTGAAGGTACAGATCTTTCAATTATTACTTACGGAGCAATGGTTCATGAATCATTAAAGGCTGCGGATGAATTAGAAAAAGAAGGTATTTCTGTTGAGGTTGTTGACTTACGTACAATCAGCCCGTTAGATATTGAAACAATTATTGCATCTGTTGAAAAAACAGGTCGTGTAATTGTCGTTCAAGAAGCACAAAAACAAGCAGGTATTGCGGCTAATGTAGTGGCTGAAATTACTGAAAGAGCAATTTTAAGCTTAGAAGCACCAGTATTGCGTGTTGCTGCTCCTGATACTGTATACGCATTTACTGAAGCGGAAAATATTTGGTTGCCAATTTATAAAGATATTTTAGAAACTGCTAGAAAAGTTCTTGAATTTTAA
- a CDS encoding dihydrolipoamide acetyltransferase family protein, whose translation MAFEFKLPDIGEGIHEGEIVKWFVKPGDKVEEDDVLAEVQNDKAVVEIPSPVKGTVTEVNVEEGTVATVGQTIITFDAPGYENLKFKGDHGDDEPKKEEKAEPAPAAEEKTEAPAAAPAEVEVDPSKRVIAMPSVRKYAREKDVDIRQVSGSGKNGRVLKEDVDSFLQGGGVTAQPATTEETPAAKEEKQAQPAAAQAIPEGEFPETREKMSPIRKAIAKAMVNSKHTAPHVTLMDEVDVTNLVSHRKQFKNVAAEQGIKLTYLPYVVKALTSALKKYPVLNTSLDDKTEEVVQKHYYNIGIAADTEKGLLVPVVKNAERKSVFEISDEINGLATKAREGKLAPNEMKGASCTITNIGSAGGQWFTPVINHPEVAILGIGRIAEKPVVRDGEIVVAPVLALSLSFDHRMIDGATAQNALNHIKRLLNDPQLILMEA comes from the coding sequence TTGGCATTTGAATTTAAACTGCCTGATATTGGTGAAGGTATCCACGAAGGTGAAATTGTAAAGTGGTTCGTTAAACCAGGCGACAAGGTTGAAGAAGATGATGTCCTTGCTGAAGTTCAAAATGATAAAGCGGTTGTTGAAATCCCATCACCAGTTAAAGGTACAGTTACAGAAGTAAATGTAGAAGAGGGAACAGTTGCAACTGTTGGTCAAACAATTATTACTTTTGATGCACCTGGTTACGAAAACCTAAAATTCAAAGGTGATCATGGTGATGATGAGCCTAAGAAGGAAGAAAAAGCTGAACCTGCACCAGCTGCAGAAGAGAAAACAGAAGCACCTGCTGCTGCACCTGCAGAAGTAGAGGTAGATCCTTCTAAGCGTGTTATTGCTATGCCTTCTGTACGTAAATATGCTCGTGAAAAAGATGTGGATATTCGTCAAGTTTCAGGTAGCGGTAAAAATGGTCGTGTATTAAAAGAGGATGTTGATTCATTCTTACAAGGTGGAGGAGTTACTGCTCAACCAGCTACTACAGAAGAAACACCAGCTGCAAAAGAAGAGAAACAAGCTCAACCAGCTGCAGCTCAAGCAATTCCAGAGGGTGAATTCCCAGAGACTCGTGAAAAAATGAGTCCAATCCGTAAAGCTATTGCTAAAGCAATGGTTAACTCAAAACATACTGCTCCACACGTAACTTTAATGGATGAAGTGGATGTAACAAATTTAGTTTCTCATAGAAAACAATTTAAAAATGTTGCAGCAGAGCAGGGTATTAAGTTAACATATTTACCGTACGTAGTGAAAGCTCTTACTTCAGCACTTAAAAAGTATCCTGTACTTAATACTTCACTTGATGACAAAACAGAAGAAGTTGTTCAAAAGCATTATTACAACATTGGTATTGCTGCTGACACTGAAAAAGGTCTTCTAGTACCAGTTGTGAAAAATGCAGAGCGCAAATCTGTGTTTGAAATTTCTGATGAAATTAACGGACTTGCTACAAAAGCGCGTGAAGGTAAGCTTGCACCAAATGAAATGAAAGGTGCTTCTTGCACAATCACTAACATTGGTTCTGCAGGTGGTCAATGGTTCACTCCAGTAATTAACCACCCAGAGGTTGCTATTTTAGGTATTGGACGAATTGCAGAAAAACCTGTTGTTCGTGATGGAGAGATTGTTGTAGCTCCGGTTCTTGCTTTATCATTAAGCTTTGACCACAGAATGATCGATGGTGCTACAGCTCAAAATGCTCTTAACCACATCAAGCGTTTACTTAACGATCCACAATTAATTTTAATGGAGGCGTAA